The genomic stretch TTTGACAACAAGCGGGGGATGAGCGCTTGGATGGCCTGTACGCTGAGTCCTCTCATTCAAGGGATATGGCTGTTTGTTCATTTGCCTGACAGGAGACTAGGGCTGAGGAATTTTTCGCACCGGTAAGCGGAAAGCCAGCAGACCCCCGGCGAAAAACATGACGGCGGCATAATAGAAGGCCGCCTGAAAACCAAAGATGCCGGCCAGCGCCCCGGCCAGGATCGGTGAGGCGGCACTGAAGAGGGCGTTGTTGCCCCAGAGCAAGCCGATGAGGGTCCCCTCCAGCTTCTTGCCTTCGGCTACGTCCATGGCCGCTGCCTGGACCAGGGAGTTAATCGAGTAGAGGAAAACACCGAAGAGGGCGATGCTGATAGTCAGGCCGATACCGGCTCCGGACATTACCATCAGGGGTGGGAATATGGCGGACATGAACAGCACCAGTATTATCATCGGCTTGCGGCCGATGCGGTCAGATATGGCTCCTATCACCGGCCCGGAGGCAATACCCAGGAAAGTAAGCAGGCCCAGGTGGAAGCCTATTCCTATCGTGCTCATTTCCAGGTTCTGCGCCAGGTACAGGGGTATGAACAGGAAGAGTCCCCGGTCACCCATGCCCCGCACCCCGGAGACGAGTAGCAGGGTGAGCAGGCCGGAATCCCGCCCCGCTTCACGCAGGGCAGTCGCATAATTCTGGAGATTACTCTTGAGGCTGCCGTGCTGGACTCTGCTCCCGCCCACATTCCACAGCAAAACCCACAGTACAACACTGAGCAGGATAGCCAGGGGCAGGGCGGCCTGTAATGTCTGCTGCCAGGTGATGGCGACCAGCAGAAATCCCACCAGGGGCGGGCTTAAGGTATCTCCCACGCTGCCGCTGGAGCGGTGCAGGGCGATGAGCAGACCGCGCCGCCTGGGGTAGCGCTCGGAGAGCAGCCCCAGGCCCGGGGGGTGCCACATGGCATTCCCGATGCTGGCTAAAGCCAGAGCCATCAGGATAAGGGCATAGTTGGGGGCGACGCTGACCAGAAAGTATCCTACCCCCATGGTCATTATGCTCAATCCCAGGAAGAGTCCCCGGCGGTGTTTATATATGTCCACGATGAAGCCCACCAGCATACTGCCGAGCCCGCCGCATAGTGACCTTACGGTGTCAATCAAGCCCGCTTGAAGAGGAACCAGTCCGAGCTGCCGGTAGATTTCCGGTATAATGACATAGAAACCGTGGCCGTAGACATGGGTCATGGTGTGGGAGCCGATGATAGTACCGGCTTCAGCCCGGTCGCTGACGCTAAATCGCCCCCGTGCGGCGACGGCAGGTTTGCCGGCTGCGAGGTCAGCCTGGAGCCCGCTGTTGTCCGGGTCGAGGTTAGCCATGACTAAATATAAAGCATCGCCGGATTTTTTACAATCCTCTAATTTCAGTCTGCTCACTACTCATTAACGGCGCCCCAATATCTTGATCCGTAATGTGCTAAAATAGCGGTGACAGCAAAATTAGGGAGAATAGCATGAAGCATATCTGGGCGCCGTGGCGCATCGAATATGTCAGGATGAAGAAGGCCGCCGGGTGTATGCTGTGTGATAAGCCGGAGGAGGACAATGATGTGGCCAACTATATCCTGTACCGGGGCAGTCAGCACTTCATCATGCTGAACGGCTATCCCTACAGTCCCGGCCATCTGCTGGTAGCACCTTATCAGCACGCCGGCAGCCTGGAGGAATTGACCGATGAGGAACTCCACGAGCACTTTGAAGTCGTGCGGCGGGGTATCACGGTGCTGAGGAAGGCGTTTAATCCCGAAGGTTTCAATCTTGGGATAAACATCGGGAAGGTAGCCGGGGCCGGTATCGAAGACCATTTTCATACCCATATCGTGCCCCGCTGGGGAGGGGACACCAATTTTATGACGGTACTATCTGATGTCAGGGTGATTCCGGAAGCCCTGGCGGAGACCTATCAAGAGCTTAAGGGAAAATTCTGAGAAGAGGGGATGGTGCCCCCAAGCGAATTCGAATCGCTGTCTACACCTTGAAAGGGTGTCGTCCTAGGCCTCTAGACGATGGGGGCATGCCAGTAAAGTATAGCAGGGATGCAGTCACTCGGCAATAGCCTTGGCTTCCCGGTTTCAGGAGGCTGTATTCAGCTTCTTTTACCACGCCGGGGGCTGCGGGGTTCAGGGTGCAACGATGAGTATTAAAGTCGACCGCGATAAGCGGTCTGCCGGTGAGAAGAAGGGTAATATGCTGAGGGGGCTGGTCATCCCTTTGCTGACGGTGCTTCTGGTGGTTGCCATTAGCGTTACCCTATTTCTGTACCGGGACAGGGTAGCCGAGTTTAAGGAACTGGGCTACCTGGGCGCTTTTCTTATCAGCCTGGTGGCTAATGCTACCATCATTTTGCCCATGCCCGGGATCCTGATAATCTCTGCCCTGGGAGCTGCCTTAAACCCGGTTGTGGTGGGGATAATCGGCGGCGCCGGGGGGGCGCTGGGGGAGATGGTCGGTTATGTTGCAGGTTATAGCGGGCGTAGCGTCATCCAGGATAACCGGACGTATACCAGGGCCCGGTACTGGATGAGGAAATGGGGCATTGTGGCCATCTTTGTCTTCGCGCTGGTTCCTTTCCTGCCCCTTGATGTGGCTGGCATGACCGCTGGCGTGTTACGTTTCTCGATATGGAGATTTCTACTGGCCTGCTGGGCAGGCAAAGCCTTGCTTTATAGCGGAGTTGCCCTGGCCGGGTTCTGGGGGCTGGAACTTTTAATGAGGTTGCTAAAGCTCGCTGCACCGCTCTCCGGAGCGGGCGTAGCCGCTTTAGCGGTCCTGGCGCTTTTAGTGCTAGCGCTCTTTATTGAAGACTGGACATGGAAACGAGGCCGCTGATTCGGGCTATCGTTTGACCTTTTAATCGACGGCGACGACTTCTTTGACTTCCGGGATTTCTTCCTTCAGTATCTGTTCGATTCCCATCTTTAGCGTCATGGTAGCCATCGGGCAGCCGCCGCAGGCGCCGGTTAATCTCACTTTAACCGTACCGTCAACGGTGTCCACCAGCTCCACATTACCGCCGTCACGTTCCAGCATGGGGCGTATCTTGTCTAATACTACTTCCACTTTATCTTTCATCAATGACTCTCCTTCTGGCTAGAGGATGCCTTCTTTACTACGTGATTCTTATCTTACCATGTTCAGGAATGGCCCGTCAATTTGGCGCCTTCTAACTGTAACTTCAGTCAATAATGCGGGCAGACCGTTCCTGTTCCCCGCCCCCGCCGGCATTAAAAGCCACAATCGTCAACAAAGATACGTTTCACCACCGGTGACGCCGAACTCGCGGTAACGCTACTGGCTTTCATATTGGCGCTCGCATCTTGGAGGATCGCCTCCTCGTCCTTCCAGTGAAGATACTGCTTGTACTTGTCCGGGTAGGTGATTCCCAGGGCGCGGGCCACCACGGAAAGGTAGTGCTCAACCGAGAAAGGCTGTCCTTTTTCATAGCCGCCGTACATCCGTAAGCAGCCGTGGTAAGCCGTAGCGAAGACATCGGCCTGAAGCGCTGTCGCCTTGTCGAAAAAGGGTGTAATCAGGGAATCCCAGGCCTCGCGTCCCATCCGGTCTCTCTGATTTCCGGCGCAGTTACGCCCCCAGGTGGGCAGGCTGCCAATCTCCCGGGTTTCGATTCCGGGCACGGCAGCAAGCAGGCTCCGGACCGCCGCAGCCTGCCGGTCTTGAGCCGGGGAACCGCAGTGGTAGTGGAGGGCTATCCTGGTGGGTGGTAGAGGCGAGAAGGAGAAGCGGTGCTTGTTCTCCGCCAGGAACTCCGTCACATGGACCACGGGGTAAGGTGTCGCCAGCGCCAGGACTTCCTGGTGGTAGTAAAGGCATGAGGGGCACCACATCACAACCTGCTGCGGCTGGAAGTGTCCGAACTGGATCGTCAGTCTTTCGCCCCAGGACTGTCCCCGGTTCTCAGTGGTCTGAACGGGCAGCCCGCAGCAAAAGGCAGTCCCGCCCAAAGCTACGAAGTCCTCTCCGATGTGCTCAAAGAGGGCGACTATAGTTTGCGCCAGGTGAGGCGTGCGTAAAATATTACACCCCAGATAGAGCACTGTAGGCTTCGGCGCAGGCCGGGCGGGCGGCTTCTCCAGCCAGACCCTGTCCTCAGGCGTGATTAACATCCCTTCCAGTGCACGTAAATCCCGGAATCGCTCCCTTACATCCCGGGGCAGACGCGTGCTGCTGCCGGTCATATCAGTCCCCCCTTCAGAACCGGGATCGAGCTATTAACTATCATTGTATCTGATTCCTTCAGGCCTTCTCAAATGTCTCGTCTCTTACCGGTAAGGCGGGGCGGCCGGGCAAATAAGGCCAGCACCATGGCGATAGTGGCCACAATGGAGAACGTGATGAAGGCCAGGCGGTAACTCTGCCGTAGAAAATCTTCCGCTTCTTTTTACCCTCAGCCAAAACAGATTGCTCCTCTTCTTTTTTAATGGCGGTCTTATTGCGGTTTGGGACAAACTATCGCGGGGTTATACCGTCGTTGGTTCGCCGAGAGCGTCGGAGGTCAGGGGAAAACAGCCAGCGCCTCAAGTCCGGTAGTTTCCGGCAAGCCGAGCATAATGTTCATGTTCTGGATAGCCTGACCGGCAGCCCCTTTCACCAGGTTGTCCAGACAGCTGATGACGATGAGCTTCTCTCCGCCGCGGGATATGGTGGGGTAGATAAGGCAGAGGTTGTTCCCCCAGGTGTGCTTGGTGTGGGGAGAGGATTCAGCTATCCTGGCGAAGGGTTTGTCCCGGTAGAAGTCCAGGTAAAGGTCTCTAAGCTCCTGCTTTCCCTTTTCACCGGCGGCGATTTTACCCGGAGATAGAGTGGCATAGGCGGTGGTCAGTATGCCCCGGGTCATCGGTATCAGGTGCGGGATGAAGGTAACCGAGGGCGGCCGCCGGGGACTGAGCAGCTTCAGCTCCTGGGCAATCTCAGGCTGGTGCCGGTGCCCGTCCAGGGCGTAAGCGGATACATCTTCATTGGTCTCCGGGTAGTGCGTGGTCAGGCTGAGCGTGCGGCCAGCCCCGGAGACTCCGGACTTGCTGTCGATGATAATATCAGGCTCAATCAGTCCCGCCTTGACTGCCGGAGCCAGCGCCAGAATCGCTCCGGTGGGGTAGCAACCGGGGTTAGCCACCAGGCGGGCGGAGGTCAGCCTGGAGTAATATAGCTCAGGCAGCCCGAACACCGCTTCTGTCAGCAGCTCCGGAGCCGGGTGGGTAAAGCCGTACCAGGCCGGGTATT from Dehalococcoidales bacterium encodes the following:
- the argC gene encoding N-acetyl-gamma-glutamyl-phosphate reductase is translated as MSKTRVGIINVTGYAGVELARLLYRHPEAELTSVTGRSAAGQKLGKVFPHLASIDLTIQPELEEVDIAFSAMPHKDSAKEVVPLLQKGVKVVDISADFRLKDAAEYPAWYGFTHPAPELLTEAVFGLPELYYSRLTSARLVANPGCYPTGAILALAPAVKAGLIEPDIIIDSKSGVSGAGRTLSLTTHYPETNEDVSAYALDGHRHQPEIAQELKLLSPRRPPSVTFIPHLIPMTRGILTTAYATLSPGKIAAGEKGKQELRDLYLDFYRDKPFARIAESSPHTKHTWGNNLCLIYPTISRGGEKLIVISCLDNLVKGAAGQAIQNMNIMLGLPETTGLEALAVFP
- a CDS encoding heterodisulfide reductase-related iron-sulfur binding cluster; this encodes MTGSSTRLPRDVRERFRDLRALEGMLITPEDRVWLEKPPARPAPKPTVLYLGCNILRTPHLAQTIVALFEHIGEDFVALGGTAFCCGLPVQTTENRGQSWGERLTIQFGHFQPQQVVMWCPSCLYYHQEVLALATPYPVVHVTEFLAENKHRFSFSPLPPTRIALHYHCGSPAQDRQAAAVRSLLAAVPGIETREIGSLPTWGRNCAGNQRDRMGREAWDSLITPFFDKATALQADVFATAYHGCLRMYGGYEKGQPFSVEHYLSVVARALGITYPDKYKQYLHWKDEEAILQDASANMKASSVTASSASPVVKRIFVDDCGF
- a CDS encoding NifU family protein; protein product: MKDKVEVVLDKIRPMLERDGGNVELVDTVDGTVKVRLTGACGGCPMATMTLKMGIEQILKEEIPEVKEVVAVD
- a CDS encoding VTT domain-containing protein, encoding MSIKVDRDKRSAGEKKGNMLRGLVIPLLTVLLVVAISVTLFLYRDRVAEFKELGYLGAFLISLVANATIILPMPGILIISALGAALNPVVVGIIGGAGGALGEMVGYVAGYSGRSVIQDNRTYTRARYWMRKWGIVAIFVFALVPFLPLDVAGMTAGVLRFSIWRFLLACWAGKALLYSGVALAGFWGLELLMRLLKLAAPLSGAGVAALAVLALLVLALFIEDWTWKRGR
- a CDS encoding HIT domain-containing protein; protein product: MKHIWAPWRIEYVRMKKAAGCMLCDKPEEDNDVANYILYRGSQHFIMLNGYPYSPGHLLVAPYQHAGSLEELTDEELHEHFEVVRRGITVLRKAFNPEGFNLGINIGKVAGAGIEDHFHTHIVPRWGGDTNFMTVLSDVRVIPEALAETYQELKGKF
- a CDS encoding MFS transporter, yielding MSRLKLEDCKKSGDALYLVMANLDPDNSGLQADLAAGKPAVAARGRFSVSDRAEAGTIIGSHTMTHVYGHGFYVIIPEIYRQLGLVPLQAGLIDTVRSLCGGLGSMLVGFIVDIYKHRRGLFLGLSIMTMGVGYFLVSVAPNYALILMALALASIGNAMWHPPGLGLLSERYPRRRGLLIALHRSSGSVGDTLSPPLVGFLLVAITWQQTLQAALPLAILLSVVLWVLLWNVGGSRVQHGSLKSNLQNYATALREAGRDSGLLTLLLVSGVRGMGDRGLFLFIPLYLAQNLEMSTIGIGFHLGLLTFLGIASGPVIGAISDRIGRKPMIILVLFMSAIFPPLMVMSGAGIGLTISIALFGVFLYSINSLVQAAAMDVAEGKKLEGTLIGLLWGNNALFSAASPILAGALAGIFGFQAAFYYAAVMFFAGGLLAFRLPVRKIPQP